The Papaver somniferum cultivar HN1 chromosome 3, ASM357369v1, whole genome shotgun sequence genome includes a region encoding these proteins:
- the LOC113359589 gene encoding glutamate receptor 2.9-like — MQKFDAAVGDITITAKRSKFVDFTLPYNEGGVSMIVLAKQDLSKNAWIFLKPLEWKLWVTTGAFFLIIGVAIWILEHRVNREFRGGPHSAYQLGTMLSFSFSTLVFAQKERVLSTLGRIVMGIWLFVVLILTQSYTANLASMLTIKRLEPTYTDVKELIRNGYSVGYQEGSFVLDQLKGMKFHESHLKTYSTPDEFDKLFSMEPSKGGIVAAFEELPYIELLLAKYCDKYMMVGEIYQNDGWSFVFPKGSPLGPDISRSILQLRENGTTKSLKKAAFSSGSTSKRYCPDIDPLGSSTSLKLDSFRVLFWLTGGFVVSAISVFFAMFLWENRQILVDSNTAVSQKFVHLLNEFYKYDEKRLITYFEYQHVRKDQNKAVVHASDTNGLGESACGYLPSEGVVDNEGPLIQAVHQDFGLVCSGDHGADGDSISDEGVDPFLHNIVGGGDQPTPGDANLHQIQLSEIRHRKP; from the exons ATGCAGAAATTTGATGCTGCGGTTGGAGATATTACTATCACAGCCAAACGATCAAAGTTTGTTGATTTTACATTACCGTATAATGAAGGTGGAGTTTCAATGATTGTGTTAGCAAAACAAGATTTGAGTAAGAATGCTTGGATATTCCTCAAGCCATTAGAGTGGAAACTTTGGGTAACAACAGGTGCTTTCTTTCTTATCATTGGTGTTGCAATTTGGATTCTCGAACACAGAGTGAACCGCGAGTTCAGAGGAGGGCCACATTCTGCTTACCAGTTGGGCACAATGCTTTCGTTCTCCTTCTCAACACTCGTTTTCGCTCAAA AGGAAAGGGTGCTAAGCACTTTGGGTAGGATCGTCATGGGAATATGGCTTTTTGTCGTGTTAATTCTCACACAAAGTTATACAGCTAATCTGGCATCCATGTTGACAATAAAGCGACTTGAGCCAACCTACACCGATGTTAAGGAACTTATCAGAAATGGGTACAGTGTAGGTTATCAAGAAGGTTCATTTGTGTTGGACCAGTTAAAGGGAATGAAATTTCATGAGTCACATTTGAAAACTTACAGCACCCCTGATGAATTTGACAAGCTTTTCTCCATGGAGCCAAGTAAGGGTGGTATTGTGGCTGCTTTTGAGGAACTCCCTTACATCGAACTCCTCCTCGCAAAATATTGTGATAAGTACATGATGGTTGGCGAAATCTATCAAAATGACGGATGGTCGTTT GTCTTCCCAAAAGGTTCCCCTTTAGGTCCTGATATTTCGAGATCAATTCTACAATTAAGAGAGAATGGTACAACAAAAAGCTTAAAAAAAGCTGCTTTTAGTTCTGGGAGCACCTCAAAAAGATATTGTCCAGACATTGACCCTTTGGGTTCCTCGACTAGTCTCAAACTAGACAGCTTCCGGGTCCTTTTCTGGCTTACAGGAGGCTTTGTAGTTTCCGCCATTTCTGTGTTCTTTGCTATGTTCTTGTGGGAAAACAGACAAATCTTGGTTGATTCCAACACTGCAGTTTCACAAAAATTCGTCCATTTGCTTAACGAGTTCTATAAATATGATGAAAAGCGCTTGATCACGTATTTTGAATACCAACATGTGCGTAAAGATCAAAACAAAGCTGTTGTTCATGCATCAGATACTAATGGCTTAGGCGAATCTGCATGCGGATATTTACCTAGTGAAGGTGTTGTTGATAATGAAGGTCCTCTCATACAAGCTGTGCATCAAGATTTCGGCTTGGTCTGTAGTGGAGATCATGGAGCAGATGGTGACAGTATTTCAGATGAAGGTGTTGATCCCTTTTTGCATAATATTGTAGGTGGTGGAGATCAACCTACTCCAGGGGATGCCAATCTACATCAAATCCAATTGTCCGAAATTCGACATCGTAAACCTTAA
- the LOC113359590 gene encoding glutamate receptor 2.7-like, whose product MALLKAGCSRKLLMDSPFVRSQKMFLNLLFFSALVRSQKIFLYAWESFFVKKQFLFNYFIFFLNLCQALRVPSLYATLRDLVEALWRISLVSKYGSAGFDKETKAPKSLYEKWAVGDCAATLQGGEAWNLGLDRRLLQTQVDEVCSLLTGIVMGDNSIKWNMDKSGIFPVSSAATSINGWTIYYHLALEYYQQFKTGGHGITVMAEDAKQVDEFKVGVDSDVPEVKACLTSINMALADLNASTGKRRLSFHFRNSKEDIVEAASAGHFAAIYLIRKKGVQAIIGPTTSAQTVYMMHLGNRSHVPVISFSATSPSISPVENPYFIRTTLNDSSQVGAIAAIVKYFGWTEAAPLYADTEYGKGIIPYLVDELQNINTRVPYRSVFPSAATDEQIDDELNRLIRMQTRVFIVHMTAPLGVRIFAKAKELDMMAEEYCWVITDGLGDYLSSFSNSVLDTMEGVIGIRPYVPESEKLKSFRVRWKKRFQQEHPNMMDRKLDMFGIWAYDTVVALASAVEKLGSLNPKFNKRNLTALDSSDVERMCVSQIGPELLGKISNITRKDAMSGTFNIVKGQLQNNTFEILNVVGNGYRQIGTWTPSDGIINNTPGTNKSKTADTGNLGTIIWPGDPK is encoded by the exons tgcttaaagcagGGTGTAGCAGGaaactcttaatggactcac CTTTTGTCAGAAGTCAGAAAATGTTTTTGaatttgcttttcttttcagcttTAGTCAGAAgtcagaaaatatttttatacgcatgGGAATCTTTCTTTGTTAAAAAACAG TTTCTctttaactatttcattttcttcttaaaTCTCTGCCAAGCTCTTAGAGTAccttctttgtatgctacattgaggg ATTTGGTGGAGGCTCTCTGGAGGATATCATTAGTTTCCAAATATGGTTCTGctggttttgataaggaaacCAAAGCTCCTAAATCT CTCTACGAGAAGTGGGCTGTTGGTGATTGTGCTGCAACTCTTCAAGGAGGTGAAGCCTGGAACTTAGGCTTGGATAGACGCCTTCTGCAGACTCAAGTAGATGAGGTATGTTCTCTACTAACTGGTATTGTTATGGGTGATAATTCAATCAAATGGAATATGGATAAGTCTGGTATCTTTCCGGTTAG CTCTGCCGCTACTTCTATAAATGGATGGACAATTTATTATCACTTGGCATTGGAATATTATCAACAGTTCAAAACAG GAGGCCATGGGATAACAGTGATGGCCGAAGATGCAAAACAGGTTGACGAGTTTAAAGTTGGAGTTGATTCGGATGTACCCGAGGTTAAGGCTTGCCTGACTTCCATAAACATGGCTCTCGCTGACCTGAATGCATCAACTGGCAAGAGAAGATTGTCTTTCCATTTTAGGAATTCTAAGGAAGATATAGTAGAAGCAGCTTCTGCTG GGCACTTTGCAGCTATATATCTGATAAGAAAGAAAGGAGTGCAAGCTATCATTGGACCAACAACATCAGCACAAACTGTTTACATGATGCACCTTGGAAACAGATCTCACGTTCCAGTTATCTCTTTCAGTGCAACAAGTCCTTCTATTTCGCCAGTTGAAAATCCTTATTTCATTCGCACAACACTAAACGATTCATCTCAAGTGGGCGCTATTGCTGCCATTGTTAAATATTTTGGATGGACAGAAGCTGCACCTCTTTACGCAGATACCGAATATGGGAAAGGTATTATTCCATATTTGGTAGACGAGCTTCAAAATATCAACACCAGAGTTCCTTATAGGAGTGTATTTCCAAGTGCAGCTACGGATGAGCAAATAGACGATGAACTTAATAGATTAATAAGAATGCAAACTAGAGTATTCATTGTGCATATGACCGCGCCACTCGGAGTGCGTATTTTTGCTAAAGCCAAAGAACTTGATATGATGGCTGAAGAGTACTGTTGGGTAATCACGGATGGATTGGGCGATTACTTAAGTTCATTTAGTAATTCTGTTCTTGATACAATGGAAGGAGTAATAGGCATAAGACCCTATGTTCCAGAATCAGAAAAGCTCAAGTCATTTAGAGTTCGGTGGAAAAAAAGGTTTCAACAAGAGCACCCAAATATGATGGACAGGAAATTAGATATGTTTGGCATATGGGCATATGATACGGTTGTGGCATTAGCCAGCGCAGTTGAGAAACTTGGAAGTCTTAATCCTAAATTCAACAAGAGAAATCTAACAGCTTTAGATTCAAGCGATGTGGAGAGAATGTGCGTTTCGCAAATAGGCCCTGAACTGTTGGGAAAAATTTCAAATATCACACGCAAAGACGCCATGAGTGGGACATTCAATATCGTCAAAGGGCAGTTGCAGAACAATACCTTTGAAATACTCAATGTCGTTGGAAATGGGTATAGACAAATTGGAACATGGACACCTTCAGATGGTATTATAAATAATACTCCTGGcacaaataaaagcaaaacagcAGATACAGGTAATTTAGGCACTATTATATGGCCTGGAGATCCAAAGTGA